The sequence below is a genomic window from Marinobacter sp. SS13-12.
GAGGACTTCCGTGTCGGCTCCGCCAGCAGGCCGGGGGAATCGGCTGCTCATGTTATCAGGGTGGATATTACGGAAGACGCAGCGCTCAACCTCGACTACCTGATTGAAGACCGCCGCATCGAGTTCGGCGATATCCGTCTGGCTGGCGCACCGGGTATCGGGATGGGCGGCGTGTTCTTTGACCACAGCCTGCAAGGCAGTCTTCGCATCAGTCCGGGTGGTGCATACGGATCTTCAGGTTATACGTTCGACACCGCCTACACCATGACGGGTGGCCGCCTTGGCTATCGTACCAATGGCAGCGAAGTCTTTCTCGACGATATCACTCTGGATGTGGAGGCGCTTGGCATCACCCTCAACGTTGTTGGTAACACGCTGGAACTGAGTGCCCCACGCATTACGGGTTCCTATGATGTGGGGGCCATCCGCTACAGCGGTAATCCCGCGAATCATGGCAACAGCTTTGATGTCGCCACCGGACAGGCACTGCCCAGCTACGGGGGGCTTAGCGGCACCTTTGACCTGTCCTCGAAAACGGCCATTACTGCCGGCGGTCGGGACGGGGAGGGTTTCCGTCTGGACAACCAGACCACGATTAACAGCGCTTCCTTTATATACCACGACGACAGCAACGCGCTTGCGTTCAGGGATATTACCGGCCATTACAACGTCAATGACCTGCGGATAGATGTCACCACGGACCGGTTCGGCCGTAATGCGTTGGGGCTAACGCTGGGATCGCTGGACGGAGAGTTCAATATTGGCCGCATCGAGATGGGGGCCGGAAGCAAGAGCATCGGTGAGGTCAATGTCAGCTTCATGCTGCGGGATCACACCTATAACGGTCGCAGTTATACCAATGCCGTATACGTGCAGGGCGGAGGGCATCCTGATACCGGCCCACAGGGTCTCAGGTTGTCCGCTGAATGGAGCCTGCAGTTGGCTGACCTGAGTTACACGGAGGACGGAAACCGGGTTATCTTCAGTGGCCTGCAGTCCTGGGGGCAAGGTGATGTGACGGTGAGTGTCACCCGGGATGGAGAAAAAAATGGTACCCGTTTCTATGATGGTCTCAGGATTGGATTTGAGGATGTGAACGCCGGTTACCGTATCAATGGCTTGCGGGTGGGCAGTGACGACGCACCGCTGCAGGGTGGTACCGAGCTGCTTCTGGCGCTGGGCTTTTACCCCGCCTATGAATTCGAACTGGATGGCCAGGTGACGCTGGGTGCCGGTGGTGCCAGTGGTGAAGGCCTGACCATCAATTCGGATATCCATATACGTAACGGTCGGGCCGCCATCATTGCCGCGCCTTATGACGAAGGTGAGGGAGAAATTTCCCAGAAAGGCCTGTGGATCAGCGATCTGAGCTATGACTCTCATGTCCGCGACATGACCATAGATGTCACCGATGAAGGTCTGGCCATCATGAAGGGCGAAGCCTGGAGCATGATGGATGTGGGTAACCTCC
It includes:
- a CDS encoding DUF6160 family protein, coding for MTLSAPVIAEMQSLDDDDLADISGQSGITLEMELGMTADRLSYFDDGNGIYLEDFRVGSASRPGESAAHVIRVDITEDAALNLDYLIEDRRIEFGDIRLAGAPGIGMGGVFFDHSLQGSLRISPGGAYGSSGYTFDTAYTMTGGRLGYRTNGSEVFLDDITLDVEALGITLNVVGNTLELSAPRITGSYDVGAIRYSGNPANHGNSFDVATGQALPSYGGLSGTFDLSSKTAITAGGRDGEGFRLDNQTTINSASFIYHDDSNALAFRDITGHYNVNDLRIDVTTDRFGRNALGLTLGSLDGEFNIGRIEMGAGSKSIGEVNVSFMLRDHTYNGRSYTNAVYVQGGGHPDTGPQGLRLSAEWSLQLADLSYTEDGNRVIFSGLQSWGQGDVTVSVTRDGEKNGTRFYDGLRIGFEDVNAGYRINGLRVGSDDAPLQGGTELLLALGFYPAYEFELDGQVTLGAGGASGEGLTINSDIHIRNGRAAIIAAPYDEGEGEISQKGLWISDLSYDSHVRDMTIDVTDEGLAIMKGEAWSMMDVGNLRVGDKEAGASFGRFVLQKYETGSTMTIVPGGAGDVCAGGSGSTRADCTASGGLWEARGEEGITIRLKQIFARAVSDTRKNAFTWETNRQTDSSGNPINNTGTRLLLNDIHTSDGGDFDGDGVDDNTFGIRTDLSVDVYQTKVVKKSDGADALGVTGARGDEKIMDSAAAAGYRYVSSPTATDLENRPLGFAVQARSRFKELSISNIDLVHPTGGPQTAVYGVKMQNFDIEANLTATPIP